Below is a genomic region from Henckelia pumila isolate YLH828 chromosome 3, ASM3356847v2, whole genome shotgun sequence.
TACTTTCGGTGCAGTGGGGAGAACAGGACGGTATTACCAGATGTGAAGGAAAAGCATGTAGTTTACACCTTTAAAGGTGTGGAGTCTTGGCAGGTACAGCGACACATATCATTCTTAAAAAATGGTTTACGAGGTTTAAGGGAATGGGGTAGGTGTAAAATTCTAGTGGGGTAGGTGTAAAATTCTAGATCACGATTTCTCTTATAGTTTCGTTTTGAATTATCCGTGGGGAAAACATGTGGTAATATCTTAAACAACTAGACATCTCACTGACTGAGTCAATAATGATATTGGTGAAGAACTGGAGAATAAAAACACTTTGTTGTTTCGTACAAACAGAATAATGTTTTCATGGCTATTAGTTTGACCCATTGTTCTGTTTTTACGGAAATACTACTGATGGTCCATTTATTGTTTGTGCTAAATAGAATAAGCATTTTACATTCAAACAATTTTAAGGCCCTcgttttatgtttattttgttttcgCCATCTGCCAATAGCTATAACTTTTATGCTTCCAGCATCTTCTGTTATGGTAGTCGCATGAAATAAGTTCTGCTCAAGATTTTCTCCCGAGTTTTGATGACCTTGATCAAATTGTACAACAATCTTCCAATGCTTCATTTTCTCCAATTTGGTTCATGATGCTACATTTAGCCTGCATACTCTACCGTCGAATGGTGTATTCTACCAATATGGATCATGGACTTTGGAAGCAACATTTGACTTGCTTATATTCTTTCCAGCCTCTGACAGAACTTCCAGATATAAAGTGTAAGCGTTGTGGATTCTATGAGAAGGATGCTATATCAGATGACACATTCGATGAGTGGGAATTTTGTGCATCTGATTTCAGTATGCCTGATGGCAAATATACTCATTTCAAAGATAAAGAACTCAATGCAACATTTATATGTCCAGAATGCAGCCCTCATGCAAATGGTGAGTCTTGGATAAGGTTGTAAATGAACCGAATCGAGTTGAATATTAAGAAAATTTTAAGGCTCAAATATAGATATATTTGAGTTCAAGCTGGGTTGAATctcgaaaatattaaaatgCTTTGATCAACTCAGCTCGAGTTCGACTCGAAACATTCTATCATGTTCGCGAGCTATTCGAACTATTGCTCGAAAATAAATATTCGAAAGgttcgaaaaatatttatttagtatATAATTATATGATACTAACAACATTTCATAGCTCGCGAGCATCTCACAAACAATGAACCAAATAATTTGGGCTCCagtttgggttgaaaaaattcgAACAAGTTCGAGTTTGGATCgaattcgataatttcaaataaaaataagctGGTTCGATTCATTTACACCTCTTGTCTTGAATCGAATGCTTGTCCAATCTCTTGTCATCGCATTCATATCATATAGCCAGCAAATAAATTGTTGGTTTGAATATTTGTCTACCAGTTACAGTTGGCACGTCTAGGTCGAAAGAAGATTCATCTGGGATGCATTGGGCAGTGATTGCTGCCATTATTGCTGTTGCATCTTCTGTGAGTATCGCTGTCATGGTAGCAACATACAAGTACTGGCAGAAAAGAAAGAGGCAGCATGAGCAGGCACGGTTCCTCAAACTGTTCGAAGAAACAGATGATATCGAAGATGAATTGGGCATCGGCCCTCTTAGCCATGTCATCTGATATATGCACTTAATCTTTCATGCTGTCGCTTCAGTATATTTGTATAGAGATATAAGGTAATTAATTGCAGAGGATCATTTGTTGTACTTAGTTTGGGAGCATAGGAATGTGTAATGAATTTCGCCTTTTTTTGTTGATA
It encodes:
- the LOC140891551 gene encoding uncharacterized protein — its product is MARVRRVLFWLCSILLSFPVLIPAAVVTLDSIEIFTTHEWLLMKPTVYFRCSGENRTVLPDVKEKHVVYTFKGVESWQPLTELPDIKCKRCGFYEKDAISDDTFDEWEFCASDFSMPDGKYTHFKDKELNATFICPECSPHANVTVGTSRSKEDSSGMHWAVIAAIIAVASSVSIAVMVATYKYWQKRKRQHEQARFLKLFEETDDIEDELGIGPLSHVI